The Bdellovibrionales bacterium genome has a window encoding:
- a CDS encoding DCC1-like thiol-disulfide oxidoreductase family protein, protein MNSHKPILFFDGVCNLCNGVVDVLVRYDSQGKLMFASLQGKTAQEYLPEAHRSNLESVVLYDQGRCYVRSAAVRRVLVHLGGPWKLFLGFYILPEFILDFIYKWIARHRYHLFGKKQTCRVPSAEERARFLD, encoded by the coding sequence ATGAATTCACACAAGCCCATTTTATTTTTTGACGGTGTTTGCAATCTCTGCAACGGTGTTGTCGACGTTTTGGTTCGATACGATTCTCAAGGGAAGCTGATGTTCGCTTCATTGCAAGGAAAGACGGCCCAGGAGTATCTCCCGGAAGCTCACCGGTCCAATTTAGAAAGTGTTGTTCTCTACGATCAAGGACGCTGCTACGTTCGTTCTGCCGCTGTTCGAAGAGTGCTCGTTCATCTCGGTGGGCCATGGAAACTATTTTTGGGATTTTATATTCTGCCGGAATTCATTCTGGATTTTATTTACAAATGGATCGCTCGTCACCGATATCATCTGTTTGGTAAAAAACAAACCTGCCGCGTGCCCAGTGCTGAAGAGCGCGCGCGATTTTTAGATTAG
- a CDS encoding porin family protein, which translates to MKFLIFLSLILLSALPAQAWDLDLAAGYNMLEIENFDGSKAFSNGFSGQLGAHYSLVQREKFRFGIRALGEYSEMKNDANNSLAQEQTRLFTVGAGVEMRIHRFFLGVLYTYNRPEIRISGVLNNSERYSFYSPHVELGYELELSHSALRLYYRRTDTEIPRADTGFASDSSYTSHGFFLGLRFHLGSPAPAANTYESSYSSDYMPSTQSTSGESSFYSTPSVDHSRRNSFRPRPSTRLSY; encoded by the coding sequence GTGAAATTTTTAATCTTCCTGAGTCTGATTTTACTTTCCGCACTCCCGGCTCAAGCCTGGGATTTAGATCTTGCGGCGGGGTACAATATGCTCGAAATCGAAAATTTCGATGGTTCTAAGGCGTTCTCCAACGGTTTTTCTGGCCAACTTGGTGCACATTACTCTTTGGTTCAGCGGGAAAAGTTTCGTTTTGGAATTCGCGCTTTGGGTGAGTACTCCGAGATGAAGAACGACGCGAACAACTCGCTCGCCCAAGAGCAAACTCGTCTCTTCACCGTGGGTGCAGGCGTAGAGATGCGCATTCATCGGTTTTTCCTGGGAGTTCTGTACACATATAATCGGCCAGAGATCCGTATCAGCGGCGTTCTCAATAATTCCGAAAGGTATTCGTTTTATTCTCCTCATGTTGAGCTCGGTTATGAGCTTGAGCTGTCTCACTCGGCGCTTCGGCTGTATTACCGTCGAACGGACACAGAGATTCCCCGAGCCGATACCGGATTCGCCTCCGACTCCAGCTACACCAGCCATGGCTTTTTTCTAGGTCTTCGATTTCATCTGGGAAGTCCGGCTCCGGCCGCGAACACCTACGAAAGCTCCTATTCCTCGGATTATATGCCTTCCACTCAAAGTACCAGTGGCGAAAGCTCGTTTTATAGTACTCCGTCTGTGGATCATAGCCGGCGAAATTCCTTTAGACCTCGGCCCTCAACTCGTCTATCCTACTAG